AGGTAGATATGAGCCCACCACAATACCTGCGGCGATACCGGCAAGTAACTTCAAAATTAACGACATAAATTATCCCTGATAAAAACGATGCGCCGTTTTAACATGTTTTACAGAGAATTTGTTATAAATTCGTTATTCTTCATAAGAATTAGCATAACAGGTACACACTGAGACACTTAACTTAAAAAACGGTGCCTCTAACGATTATGCATTGTTAACAAACTTAGAGTGCTATTTAATTTATGCTAATTTCTGGTGTTATAAATTACCGCAATAATGTTAAAAACTTCTCTATCGACCATCTTTGCAGCATTACTCGCTGCTTCTAGTCAATCATTTGCCTCTGAATCACTGCCTTTTATTAACGCTACGGCTGAAATTGATGGCAAACTTGACGAAGCCGTTTGGCAACAAGCAAAAAAAATAACAATTAATAATGTTACATGGCCACAAGAAAACATTAAGAGCCCAATTGAAACAACGGCTTACGTATTCGAAAATGGTACCTCATTATTCATTGCATTCGATGCAAAAGACCCAAACCCTGAACTTATTCGCGCTTTCTATCGAGACCGTGATAGTGCTTGGAACGATGACCTTGTTGGTATCAAAATTGACTCATTCAACAATAGCTTGAGTGCTTATCAATTATTTATTAATCCTCTTGGTGTGCAACAAGATTCTATTGAAAATGAACTAACGAAAAGCGAAAACAGCTCTTGGAATGGTATTTGGGATAGTGCTGGTACCATCCATGAGGGTGGTTATTACGTCGAAGTAGAAATTCCTTTAAGGGTTTTGAATTTTGATGACAGTATAGACACAAAAACCATGGCTATGGAGTTTTTAAGGTTCTACCCACGAGATCAACGTCTTCGTATTTCGAGTATGCAGATTGAACATGCCAATAACTGTTGGATCTGCCAAATGCCTGAGTACACCGGCTTTGAGCAAGCAAAACAAGGCAACAACTTTGCGCTTATTCCCTCACTGGTTGCAAGTAAACAACAAACTCGAGATATCGATGGTAATGAGACTGGTGAATGGATTGATGAAGATAATGTCGAGCCAAGCTTAGATGTAAAATGGGCTATCACCCCTGATATGACACTTAACGCCACTCTGAATCCTGACTTTTCTCAAGTAGAAGCCGATACAGGCCAGCTCAGCGTCAACAATAGCTTTAGTTTGTTCTTTCCAGAAAAGCGTGCTTTCTTTTTAGATAATTCTGACTACTTCTCATCACATTTAAACCTGATCCATACCAGAAATATTGCTGCGCCAGATTATGGCGTGAAGTTTACCAGTAATAAGCAAGGTCACACTGTTGGTGCCTTCATCGCTAACGATGAAAAACTAAATGTAATGATCCCGGGTAACTTAGGCTCGCGCGTTGTTTCATTTGACCAAAAAAGCGAGAACCTAGCATTAAGATACCGCTATGACTTTAACAATGTGTTATCTGTAGGAACGACAACAACGGTAAGGCAAAGCAATGATTACAGTAACCAAGTGATTAGCTTAGACAGCAAGTATAAGCTTACAAATAACGATATTTTTAAAGCGCAAGTATTGTTTTCAGATACCGACTATACGCAAGCTTTTGTTGATGAACTGTGTAATGGTGAACAAGGCGACTGCCAAAAACCATCTCAGCCAGAATGCGAAGAAAGCTCAGACTGCGATTTAAATGAAAGCACTTTACGTGTGCTTAATGAAGTAGATACTAAAGGTATGGGCTACTTATTAAATTATGAGCATAACGAAAAGCATTGGCGTGCTTTTACCAGCTATCAGTACCGAGATAGAGGTCTACGCTCTGATTTAGGCTTTATGTCGCAAATCGACTTCAATAAGTTTTTGGCCGGTTACGAGTATCGTTGGTATGGCGATGAGAACACTTGGTGGAACCGTGCTAATTGGTACACTGATTGGGACATTACGCATAACGACAATAATGAATTATTAGAGAAAGAAGTACAAACTAACTTCTCTATTAATGGTCCACTGCAAAGTCATATTAATACAGGTGTAGAACATAGAAAACGTACAGGCCTTAGACATAACGAAGCAAGCCTTGCCATCGACGGAAACACAGATTTGTTTACCGAAAACAACCTCTGGACCTACATGGAAATGAAGCCGGTATCAGGTGTGTTTACCAGCCTTAATATTAGCACGGGTAATAAAGTAGACCTTGCTAACAACCGTCTAGGAGAACAGTTCAGAGTACGCCCTGTCATTAATCTGAATTTAGGCAAGCATTTTGAACTGCGATTCAGACATACTTATCAAACATTAGAAGCAGATGGCGCAGATGTATTCACTGCCAATCTAACTGATGTACGAATGACTTATCAGTTTAATTTAAATAGCTATTTAAGATTGGCTGTGATTAAAACAGACATTGAACGCAACCCGAGTAATTACATCGACTCAGTTGATGCCACTTATAAAGGGTTAAGCACACAGCTACTTTACTCTTATAAGTTAAACCCTCAAACTGTGTTCTTTGCTGGCTTCTCTGATAGTGGCTATCAAGATGATGAATTAGAAGAAATTACAAAGGATTCAAAGACTTTCTTTATGAAGTTTAGCTATGCTTGGTTAATGTAATGTAAAGCATATAAAACAAACTTTTTATACTTTTCGGCTATAAGCATATTTGATATATCTTATAGCCAATCTTTACTTCTGTTTTTGTCCGACCTCAGTAAAGTGAACACTAATTAAATCTAGATCATGAAAGAGAACACAATGTCTAAAATCTTTGCAGATAATAGCCTAACTATTGGCAATACTCCGATCGTTAAATTAAACCGTGTAACAGGTGGTAACGTTTTCGCTAAAGTTGAAGCACGTAACCCAAGCTTCAGTGTTAAGTGTCGTATTGGCGCTTCAATGATCTGGGAAGCTGAAAAAGCAGGTACTTTAACTGAAGGCAAAGAAATCATCGAGCCAACATCTGGTAACACAGGTATCGCACTTGCGTTTGTTGCTGCATCTCGTGGTTATAAGCTAACGCTAACTATGCCAAACACAATGAGCCTTGAACGTCGTAAGCTACTTAAAGCATTAGGCGCTAATCTAGTACTGACTGAAGGCGCTAAAGGTATGAAAGGCGCTATCGAAAAAGCGAATGAGATCCTAGCAAGCGATCCAGAAAAGTATGTATTACTTCAACAATTCGAGAACCCTGCTAACCCGAAAATTCACTTCGAAACAACAGGTCCTGAAATCTTTGAAGCGATGGAAGGCAAAGTTGACTTCTTCGTTGCCGGTGTTGGTACAGGTGGTACAATTTCTGGTACTACACGCTACCTTAAACAAGAGAAAGGCCTTGATGTGAAAGCAATCGCGGTTGAGCCTGTTGATTCTCCTGTAATCACGCAAACACTTGCTGGTGAAGAAGTTAAGCCTGGTCCTCACAAAATCCAAGGTATCGGTGCAGGTTTCATCCCTGATAACCTTGATCTAGAACTTATCGATGGTACTGAGCTAGTTTCAAATGAAGATGCAATTGAAATGGCACACCAGCTAATGCGCGATGAAGGTATCCTGGTGGGTATTTCTTCAGGTGCTGCAGTTGTTGCAGCTAAACGCCTTGCTGAAAAGCCAGAAAACGCAGATAAGAACATTGTTGTTATTCTACCAAGTGCAACAGAGCGTTACCTATCAAGCCCATTATTTGCTGACCAATTCAGCGATCAAGAGTTAGTTCAATAATTTGAACTTTGCTTTCAAATTCAGAAAAGCCGACATTTGTCGGCTTTCTTTATTTTTGTCTTTACGTTTTTACCTCTCCTTTCTAAACTTATTTATAAGTTTTTTAAGACTAACATCCTCATGCGACTATTTATTTTTATTATTGTTCTATTTAGCTCTAGTACTTTTGCAAGTATGAATGTTGGCTATTTCAAAGATAATATATATCAAGTAGTTCAAGGGAAAACTTATAAAAATGGCTTACTGTTTAATGCAAACGATTCAAAACCTGTCCACATCGTAACCCTTGATTGGCCGCCTTATATTGGAAGTCAGTTATGTAATAAAGGTTGGGTATTTCAATTCACCGTCGCTTTGCTTGTCGAACAAGGATACAGTGTATATATCGAGTTTCTACCCTGGGCCAGAGCAGTAAGAGCCACCGAACTCGGCAAAGCTGATATTCTCATGCCTGAGTACTATATTGAAGACTCTGCCCCCTCAGACACGGTTGAGGGAAAAACTAGGCGCGAACTTCTCGCGCTTTCAAACCCCTTCCCAGGTGGTGAAATAGGTTTTTTAAAACGTAAAGGTGATGCTGATCGATTTACCGGAAACTTACTGTCACTTAAAGGTCAAAAAATTGGTGTAGTAAGAGGTTATCAAAATACCCCTGAATTTGATGCCATGATGGACAATGATGAGTTTACCATTATTGAAGCTGTTGATGACTTACAGCTGGTCAAATTATTAGTTGGTAAGCGTGTAGATTTAATTATTGGCGATCCAAAAGTACTTAAATTCACCGTCAGTTACTCCGAATTACCTCGACCAGAAAAAGCGACTCTATTAAGGAATATAGAACGTGAAACCCACTCACTCCAATACAACAATCTTTACTTTGCATTGAGTAAACGATCCCCTAATTGGAGAACACTACTGGGTGATATCAATAAGAGCCTTTATCAATTTAACAACAGTGGTGAAACAGATAGAATCGTCGATATGGGGATCACCGAATGTTACTAAATTCCATAATTGCTGACATTTAGTTCGATTAAAACTGTCTTTAAACACTTTTTTATAAAATTTTATTTAACTTTAACTATTCATTATTTAAACTAACCAAAACTTCAGTTTAATAGGAATAGTATGAAAAACTTTCTCGTTATTTTTTCACTGATCTCACTTTTATTCGCAACTAGCTTCGATGCTGAAGCCCGTAAGAAGTTCGGTAAAAAGAAATCAGGAAAAACACACAGCACTTCAACTACTCAGCAAAAACAACAAGTTGATACAAAAAGCTTACCTGCAAAAACAGCTGGAAAATCAAGTAAAAAAGGCATTATGGCCGGTGTACTTGGTGGCTTATTAGCAGGTGGTCTAATTGCAGCTATGATGGGTGATGATTTTGAAGGCTTCCAGTTCTTAGAAATGATCCTGTTAGCAATTGCAGCATTTGTTATTTTCAAGTTGATCAAGGGCATGATGGCAAAACGCCAACAGCCACAAATGGCAGGTGGCCCTCAATTTGGTCAGCAGCAACAATTCCAACAACAGCCACAGCAGTTCCAAGCGCAGCAACCAATGCAGTCTTCAGGAGGTTTCGGACAGCAAAATGATGTGCCATTTAATCTGCCTAAAGATTTCGATGTTAACGGCTTCTTACAAGGTGCACGTGACCACTACCACACAGTTCAAAAAGCCTGGAATGACAAAGACTACAACAAAATGGCTGAGTACCTAAGCCCAGCATTAGTTGAAGAATTTAAAGCTGAGCGTGAACAACATGACAGTGTTGCAACCGAAGTAATATTTGTTGACGCGCAACTTGTTCGTGCTGACACACACCCACATGTTTGGGAAGTGAGCATTATGTTTAAAGGTAAATACCGTGACCTTGGTGACAATCAAGAAGAGCCTATTCATGAGATTTGGCACTTAGAGCGCCAAACTCAAGGTGAAGCACCTTGGTTAATTGTTGGTGTTGAAGACCTAATTGATTAATTTATCAATAAATACTGGAAACGCCTCTTAATGAGGCGTTTTTTTATGCCTGAATTTTAGGCTCGTTATTGTGTGCTTTTAGCTTTTCAAAATAAAAAACCCCAGCGTTCGCTAGGGTTTTATTTATAAATCAGGTGAGACTGTTAGCCTAAACGATGGATAATAAATCTGTTAACCAAAGTTCAGGTTAGTTAAGCTATTCTTTGCTTGTTCCTACTTCTACACGTGTCTTTAACTTCTGCCCAGGGCGGAAAGTTACAACACGACGTGCAGAGATTGGAATATCTTCTCCAGTTTTAGGATTACGTCCTGGTCTCTCTTTTTTGTCTCTTAGATCAAAGTTGCCAAAACCAGAAAGCTTTACCTGCTCTCCTTTTTCCAGCGCTGAGCGGATTTCTTCAAAAAACGCTTCAACTATGTCTTTGGCATCCTTTTTGTTCATCCCCAATTTTTCAAATAGGTGTTCAGCTATGTCTGCTTTAGTAAGCGCCATATCTAGTCCCTCAACGATGCATTAAATTTGTTGGCAAGTTCTGCCACCACGTTTTCTACAAGCGTATTGATGTCATTCTCTTCGAGCGTTTTATCAACTGCTTGCAATGTAAGGGCAATCGCTAAGCTCTTAAAGCCCGGCTCAATACCTTTACCCTTGTACACATCGAATAAGTTTAGGTCAACTAATTGATTTCCGCCAACTTTCTCAATGCTATTTAAAATATCGCCTATTTTTACGTCATCCGCAACTAAAATAGCAATATCTCTGCGATTTGATGGGAATTTTGACACGCTAACCGCCTCTGGCAGCTTACGAGCAACTAATGCATCTGCTTCAATTTCAAATACAAACGCTGCATTGTTTAAACCAAGAGACTTTTGAAGCTGAGGATGAACAGCACCAATAAAGCCAACTTTTTTGTCATCAAGGTAAATTGCTGCAGATTGACCTGGGTGTAGGCCATCATTTGCTTCGGCTTTGAACGAGAAACGACTTACATCATTTGTTAAAGCAATCAAGGCTTCTACATCACCTTTAGCGTCAAAGAAATCTACCGGCTTAGACTCAATTGACCAATGCTCGTTATGTGTATTACCGTAAATAATACCGCCTAGAACCGCAATTTGGCTCACACCGTTTTCTGCAGTCTCATCTTTTAAGAACTTTAAGCCGTGCTCAAAGAAACGTAAACGTGATTGCTGACGGTTTTGGTTATATACAACCGTGTTGATTAAACCTGTCATTAAGCTTACACGCATTGCTGACATTTCAATCGAAATCGGGTGTGGTAATACTAACGCATCGCTTTGTGGATGAAGCTGCTGCTGTACTTTAGGGTCAACGAAGCTGTACGTAATCGCTTCTTGGTAGCCACGTGCAACCAGCTCATTTCTGAACTTAGCAACTGGAAGCTTAGCTTCTTGGTGCGTTGTCATCTTAAGCGCAGCTGTCGGTGCTACATTTGGAATGTTGTTATAACCAAATACACGCGCCACTTCTTCGATTAGGTCTTCTTCGATGCTGATGTCGAAACGGTAGCTTGGCACTTGTGCATTCCAAGTGTCATTTGTAAATTCAACCGTTAAACCTAAGCGAGTTAGAATATCTGTTACCTTAGCGTCTTCAATGTGATAACCGATAACACGGTCTAAACGCTCACGTCGAAGTGTTACTGACTTCTCAACTGGAAGATCTGCTTCAGACACAGCCTCAACAACTGGACCTGCTTCACCACCTACAATCTCAAGAAGTAATGCTGTTGCACGCTCCATGGCATCTCGCTGTAACTTAGGATCAACGCCACGCTCGTAACGGTGCGATGCATCTGTGTGTAAGCCATAGCTACGAGCTTGACCTGCAATCGCCAGTGGTGCGAAGAATGCACTTTCAAGTAAAATGTCTTGCGTACCTTCTTTAACGCCTGAACCTTCTCCGCCAAAAATACCCGCCATTGCTAGCGCTTTGTTGTTATCAGCAATAAGTAAAGTTGAAGGGTTAAGTTTTGCAGTATTACCATCAAGTAACACAAGCTCTTCATTTTCGTTTGCGTTACGAACTTTAATTCCACCTTCAATTGCTGCTAAGTCAAACGCGTGCATTGGGTGACCAAGCTCTAGTAACACGTAGTTTGTTACGTCAACAACCGGGTCGATTGAGCGTACACCTGAACGACGAAGCTTTTCAACCATCCATAGCGGTGTTGTCGCTTCAAGGTTAATACCTTTAATGATACGGCCTAAGTAACGAGGACAAGCTTGGCTATTTACTAGCTCAATATTAATCGTGTCTTCAATTGTTGGCTCAACTGCAGCAATCGCAACTTCAGTCACGTCTTGGCTGTTCAATACACCCACTTCACGTGCAAGACCTTTAATGCCTAAACAGTCACTGCGGTTTGCTGTTAGGTCAACGTCAATTGTCACGTCATCAAGGTTAAAGTATTCACGAATACATTGGCCAATTGGTGCGTCTGCTGGCAGTTCTAAAATACCATCAGAGCTTTCAGCCATGCCTAGCTCTTCAAATGCGCATAACATGCCATGAGAAGGTTGACCACGAAGCTTTGCTTTTTTAATTTTAAAGTCACCCGGTAATACCGCACCAACTTTAGCAACTGCAACTTTTAGGCCTTGGCGACAATTTGCTGCACCACATACGATGTCTAGCAGCTCGTCTTCACCTACATTGATTTTTGTTACGCGTAATTTGTCAGCATCAGGGTGTTGACCACACTCAACCACTTCACCAATCACAACGCCACTAAAGTCACCGGCAACGGCATCCACACCATCAACTTCAAGGCCAGCCATTGAAAGTTGTTCAGAAAGAGCCTCGGTATCGATAGCTGGATTTACCCACTCACGTAACCACTTTTCACTAAATTTCATATTTCTTTCGCTCTTATCTGAATTGGTTTAGGAATTTCATGTCATTTTCGAAGAACGCACGTAAGTCGTTCACACCGTAGCGAAGCATAGTTAAACGCTCAACGCCCATGCCGAATGCAAAGCCAGTGTATTTTTCTGGGTCAATGCCAACAGACTTCAGTACGTTTGGATGCACCATACCGCAACCTAATACTTCTAACCATTTACCATTTTTACCTTTAACATCTACTTCAGCTGAAGGCTCTGTAAATGGGAAGTATGAAGGACGGAAACGGATTTCCATGTCTTCTTCGAAGAAGTTGCGTAAGAAGTCGTGCAAAATACCTTTCAGTTCAGTAAAGCTCACGTCAGTATCAACCATTAGGCCTTCAACTTGGTGGAACATTGGCGTGTGTGTTTGGTCGTAGTCGTTACGATAAACACGGCCTGGAGAGATAATACGTAGTGGCGGCTGTTCAGTTTCCATAGTTCGGATCTGTACACCACTTGTTTGCGTACGTAAAACCAACTTAGGGTTAAAGTAGAAAGTATCGTGATCAGCTCGTGCAGGATGATGCTCTGGAATATTTAATGCATCAAAGTTGTGGAAGTCGTCTTCAACTTCAGGGCCAGATTTAACAGCAAAACCTAACTCGCCAAAGAAAGTTTCAATTCTTTCAATTGTACGAGTTACTGGGTGAATGCCGCCTGTCGGCATTACACGACCTGGTAAAGTCACATCAATTGTTTCTGCAGCGAGTTTCTTTTCAAGCTCAGCAGCAACCAATGCTTCTCTCTTTTCGTTAATTGCGTCTTGTACTTGCGTTTTAGCTTTGTTGATCACAGCACCCGCGTCTTTACGCTCTTCTGGTGCCAATTTACCTAAAGTCTTTAAAAGACCTGTGATCTCACCTTTTTTACCAAGGTATTTTACGCGTACATCTTCTAGGTGCGCAATTTCGCTCGCGCTCGAAACGGCTTCTAGCGCTTCGGCTAAGATATTCTCTAAGTTCATTTTCTACCTGATCTTTATTGAGGTAATTTGCTGTTTATTAATCGACAATGATAACTGAAAGCAAGGGCTGTATTCTAGCCCTTCTACAGTTTTAAAGTGGCTTTTATGAAAGGAATTGTGAGTTTTCTTTGTGCAGCCATCGATGCATGATCGAGTCTGTCTAAAATATCGAGCAAAGCGCGCATATCACGGCTTAATCTGGTCAGTAAAAAACGCGCGCATTCGTCGGTTAATTCAAGACCTCGCATGTTCGCACGTTTAACTAATGCTTCTGCTTTATCATCATCGCTCATTGAGCGGATCTGAAATGTCGTTCCCCATTTCAGACGAGACTCTAAATCAGGCAAGTTGATATGTAACATATCAGGCAACAAATCTGCCGTAACCACTAAACACTTACCTTTTTCATTAAATCGATTGAAAAAGTTAAAGAGCGCTTTTTCCCATATATCTACGCCAGCGACTAAATGCACGTCATCTATACACAAGACATCTAAAGACTCTAAACCATCGAGTACTTCTGGGCCAAAACTGATCACTTCTCGAAGGCTCAAAAGCATGGTCGATAAGCCTAATTCTTGTGCCGCAATACAAGTGGCATAAAGTAAGTGAGATTTTCCTGAATCAGCTAAGCCACATAGATAAGTAAATTGAAAGTCGTCATTGCGATTTTCTAACGTCGCCTTTAAGTGATTAACTTCAAGAGACTCTTCCCCACCAAAATAGGCACTGAAAGTTTCATCATCAGGTAAAGTCACTGGCAAAGCCATTTGCATTGGCTCTAACTGCATTATTCGCCTACCCATGAATACTTGAGGTTATGGCTATCTTCTAATTGATAAAATGCTCTCGGATCTACAAAAGGCGTAAAGCTTTGCTCAAGTTTAATCGCTTTGACTAAATCGGTAACATCTGAGGTGTGCTCAACCAGGAACTTTACCGCATCGTTTGTACGTTCGATCACATCCACTTCAACAACAGTACTGATACTAATAAGCTGCCTTCTCGCCTGTTCTATAGTCACAAAATCAGATAATTTATCGACAGTCAGTACTGAGCTTGCTGACGCATAGGTTTTATTTGGGTCAATAGCAAACTGCTTAACCAAAGCATCAGAAAAGTTATTAACCATTTGAATCAACACCTGCTGCTTGTCGCCTACCAATTGATTCGACTCGAATAATTCTGCATCAGTATAGCGCCACTCCAATTGCCAAAAATCACTGGCTTCTGGCTTAAACATTCTTGCTGTGATCACGCGCTCGGCTTGATAACGCATCGACGCAATCTCAACTGGCTCAGAGAAGTTACCCCACACCTCTGCTATGCCAACTTTGCTTCTATCTTCTAAATCCATCAGTGGCACAACCACTGGTACGCCCCAATCTTGAGCTGTATCGTAAATAAGACGTTCGAGCTGAGGGTAGCTTTCTTGGGTCACGAAGTCTCTACGAAAACCATCTTCAATCGCCAGCCAAATAGCTATCTTTGGTCGTCTATTACCCCATAGTGGCAGGTTTGCGTCTTGAACAAGTTCTTCAACTTTTTGCGCTTCGAATTTTACTTTAATTTGTAATTCACCATCACGTGTTTCTAAATACTCATATTTCAACATGTAGTCAGAAATTGAGCGCATTGCTTGGCGAATTAAAGGGTGAGAACTTGCTTCGGACTTGCCAGTCAACTTTTTGATTACATTAGTAAGCGCTGCTTGGCTTGCATCCACGCGACTGGCACGTGTTTTATCTTTAATATAAAGTGTGCTTTCATAAAGGTCTAAAACCTCTATTGCTTTAACTAAGCTTGGAGAGATTAAACAACACAAAAATAACAATCTAAGGATCATATCAAGGCATTTACAAAACGTTTGAGTTTGATCCTAAAGCAACTAAAAGATAAAGCAAGTTAAACCTATTGCTCATGACTCATAGCAAAGTGAACTTGGTTTTTACCTTTGTTTTTTGCTTCGTACAATGACTGATCTGCTTGATGTAATAAATTTTCAGCCTTGAACTGTTGGTTGTAATTTCCTGCAACGCCAATACTACAACCACACTGAACTATCTGATCTGATTCTAATTGAATAGGTTGTTGAATACTGCTAAGCAACCGCTTACATAACTGCTCCAACACACCAAAATGTAACGGTTCCATTAGTAAAACTACAAATTCATCACCTCCGATTCTGGCAACCAAATCATATCCTCTAACTTCACTCGTCAGCCTTTGCGCAACCGTTCTTAACACTAAATCACCGCTTTTGTGACCAAAATCATCGTTTATTGGTTTAAAGTCATCCAAATCCAAATACAGCACATACACTTCTATTTTATTTCTCTCTGATTTAGAGGCTAACCGCGACAGCTCTTTGAATAGATACTTTCGATTCGCTAAATTTGTCAGATTGTCATGCAATGACTCGTATTCTAGTTGTGATTGCAGCTTTTCGCTTTTCTCAACCTCATGTTGTAAATCTTCTAAGCTTTGTTGCAGCTCTTGTGTTCGAGCTGCAACATGTTTCTCCAGTTCTGCTTGATAATCTTGCAATGTTTGATTGGCTTCGAGCAAAGCTTGTTGATTATTAAATGCATCAAGTGCAGACGAGATGACATGACTAATGGTGTAAAGTACATCAACAATGACGCCAGAATATTCATCATTACGCCGATAAGATTGAATTATGAAAGCGCCAAGAAAGTGATTGCGATTCTTTAACGGGAAGCAAAGCCATTGCTGCGGAACTGTGCCTAACACCTGTAATGTGCCAGCATCAATTAGCTGCTGAATTTCTACATCAGTAAAGTTACAAATTGTTTTTTGCTCTAGAGCATAAGCTGTAAGCGTCTTTTTAATTTGTTCAAACTTAATATCTTCTAAATCTTCAGCCCGAATATCGTCTTTGACATCATGGAAATATGGAAAAGATAGCTCACCATTTTTTTTGAATAGCACTACATAAAAATTATCGGCATAGGTCACTTTTTGTAATATACAGTGAATATCGAGCAGAAATCTTTGAATTGAGTCGCTGGTATTCAAGCATGCAACAATGTCTGTCATGCTATCAATAACATTGTTATCACTGGTAATGGTTAATTTGGCCATTAATATCCTTTGCA
The Pseudoalteromonas phenolica genome window above contains:
- a CDS encoding Tim44 domain-containing protein; translated protein: MKNFLVIFSLISLLFATSFDAEARKKFGKKKSGKTHSTSTTQQKQQVDTKSLPAKTAGKSSKKGIMAGVLGGLLAGGLIAAMMGDDFEGFQFLEMILLAIAAFVIFKLIKGMMAKRQQPQMAGGPQFGQQQQFQQQPQQFQAQQPMQSSGGFGQQNDVPFNLPKDFDVNGFLQGARDHYHTVQKAWNDKDYNKMAEYLSPALVEEFKAEREQHDSVATEVIFVDAQLVRADTHPHVWEVSIMFKGKYRDLGDNQEEPIHEIWHLERQTQGEAPWLIVGVEDLID
- the ihfA gene encoding integration host factor subunit alpha translates to MALTKADIAEHLFEKLGMNKKDAKDIVEAFFEEIRSALEKGEQVKLSGFGNFDLRDKKERPGRNPKTGEDIPISARRVVTFRPGQKLKTRVEVGTSKE
- the pheS gene encoding phenylalanine--tRNA ligase subunit alpha; translated protein: MNLENILAEALEAVSSASEIAHLEDVRVKYLGKKGEITGLLKTLGKLAPEERKDAGAVINKAKTQVQDAINEKREALVAAELEKKLAAETIDVTLPGRVMPTGGIHPVTRTIERIETFFGELGFAVKSGPEVEDDFHNFDALNIPEHHPARADHDTFYFNPKLVLRTQTSGVQIRTMETEQPPLRIISPGRVYRNDYDQTHTPMFHQVEGLMVDTDVSFTELKGILHDFLRNFFEEDMEIRFRPSYFPFTEPSAEVDVKGKNGKWLEVLGCGMVHPNVLKSVGIDPEKYTGFAFGMGVERLTMLRYGVNDLRAFFENDMKFLNQFR
- the pheT gene encoding phenylalanine--tRNA ligase subunit beta, with protein sequence MKFSEKWLREWVNPAIDTEALSEQLSMAGLEVDGVDAVAGDFSGVVIGEVVECGQHPDADKLRVTKINVGEDELLDIVCGAANCRQGLKVAVAKVGAVLPGDFKIKKAKLRGQPSHGMLCAFEELGMAESSDGILELPADAPIGQCIREYFNLDDVTIDVDLTANRSDCLGIKGLAREVGVLNSQDVTEVAIAAVEPTIEDTINIELVNSQACPRYLGRIIKGINLEATTPLWMVEKLRRSGVRSIDPVVDVTNYVLLELGHPMHAFDLAAIEGGIKVRNANENEELVLLDGNTAKLNPSTLLIADNNKALAMAGIFGGEGSGVKEGTQDILLESAFFAPLAIAGQARSYGLHTDASHRYERGVDPKLQRDAMERATALLLEIVGGEAGPVVEAVSEADLPVEKSVTLRRERLDRVIGYHIEDAKVTDILTRLGLTVEFTNDTWNAQVPSYRFDISIEEDLIEEVARVFGYNNIPNVAPTAALKMTTHQEAKLPVAKFRNELVARGYQEAITYSFVDPKVQQQLHPQSDALVLPHPISIEMSAMRVSLMTGLINTVVYNQNRQQSRLRFFEHGLKFLKDETAENGVSQIAVLGGIIYGNTHNEHWSIESKPVDFFDAKGDVEALIALTNDVSRFSFKAEANDGLHPGQSAAIYLDDKKVGFIGAVHPQLQKSLGLNNAAFVFEIEADALVARKLPEAVSVSKFPSNRRDIAILVADDVKIGDILNSIEKVGGNQLVDLNLFDVYKGKGIEPGFKSLAIALTLQAVDKTLEENDINTLVENVVAELANKFNASLRD
- the cysK gene encoding cysteine synthase A — translated: MSKIFADNSLTIGNTPIVKLNRVTGGNVFAKVEARNPSFSVKCRIGASMIWEAEKAGTLTEGKEIIEPTSGNTGIALAFVAASRGYKLTLTMPNTMSLERRKLLKALGANLVLTEGAKGMKGAIEKANEILASDPEKYVLLQQFENPANPKIHFETTGPEIFEAMEGKVDFFVAGVGTGGTISGTTRYLKQEKGLDVKAIAVEPVDSPVITQTLAGEEVKPGPHKIQGIGAGFIPDNLDLELIDGTELVSNEDAIEMAHQLMRDEGILVGISSGAAVVAAKRLAEKPENADKNIVVILPSATERYLSSPLFADQFSDQELVQ
- a CDS encoding carbohydrate binding family 9 domain-containing protein; this encodes MLKTSLSTIFAALLAASSQSFASESLPFINATAEIDGKLDEAVWQQAKKITINNVTWPQENIKSPIETTAYVFENGTSLFIAFDAKDPNPELIRAFYRDRDSAWNDDLVGIKIDSFNNSLSAYQLFINPLGVQQDSIENELTKSENSSWNGIWDSAGTIHEGGYYVEVEIPLRVLNFDDSIDTKTMAMEFLRFYPRDQRLRISSMQIEHANNCWICQMPEYTGFEQAKQGNNFALIPSLVASKQQTRDIDGNETGEWIDEDNVEPSLDVKWAITPDMTLNATLNPDFSQVEADTGQLSVNNSFSLFFPEKRAFFLDNSDYFSSHLNLIHTRNIAAPDYGVKFTSNKQGHTVGAFIANDEKLNVMIPGNLGSRVVSFDQKSENLALRYRYDFNNVLSVGTTTTVRQSNDYSNQVISLDSKYKLTNNDIFKAQVLFSDTDYTQAFVDELCNGEQGDCQKPSQPECEESSDCDLNESTLRVLNEVDTKGMGYLLNYEHNEKHWRAFTSYQYRDRGLRSDLGFMSQIDFNKFLAGYEYRWYGDENTWWNRANWYTDWDITHNDNNELLEKEVQTNFSINGPLQSHINTGVEHRKRTGLRHNEASLAIDGNTDLFTENNLWTYMEMKPVSGVFTSLNISTGNKVDLANNRLGEQFRVRPVINLNLGKHFELRFRHTYQTLEADGADVFTANLTDVRMTYQFNLNSYLRLAVIKTDIERNPSNYIDSVDATYKGLSTQLLYSYKLNPQTVFFAGFSDSGYQDDELEEITKDSKTFFMKFSYAWLM
- a CDS encoding substrate-binding periplasmic protein → MRLFIFIIVLFSSSTFASMNVGYFKDNIYQVVQGKTYKNGLLFNANDSKPVHIVTLDWPPYIGSQLCNKGWVFQFTVALLVEQGYSVYIEFLPWARAVRATELGKADILMPEYYIEDSAPSDTVEGKTRRELLALSNPFPGGEIGFLKRKGDADRFTGNLLSLKGQKIGVVRGYQNTPEFDAMMDNDEFTIIEAVDDLQLVKLLVGKRVDLIIGDPKVLKFTVSYSELPRPEKATLLRNIERETHSLQYNNLYFALSKRSPNWRTLLGDINKSLYQFNNSGETDRIVDMGITECY